Proteins encoded by one window of Superficieibacter sp. HKU1:
- a CDS encoding TIGR03751 family conjugal transfer lipoprotein — protein MYRTVFILALSCVMLSGCSTSKEEMLPAGDNTMLELWNGADGGGSTSRQSAAARDTLRRPLTGSETQADAQADRSYSRTQESEITQQFPRLPNPDMVMYLYPHLADGNTPVPGYSTVFPFYSQTQYAMPGERTEAL, from the coding sequence ATGTACAGAACGGTTTTCATTCTGGCCCTGAGCTGTGTAATGCTCAGCGGCTGCTCAACCTCCAAAGAGGAAATGCTGCCGGCGGGCGATAACACCATGCTTGAACTGTGGAACGGGGCGGACGGTGGCGGCAGTACTTCCCGCCAGTCTGCGGCGGCCCGCGACACGCTGCGACGGCCGCTGACGGGCAGCGAAACGCAGGCGGACGCGCAGGCCGACCGCAGCTACAGCCGTACTCAGGAAAGCGAAATCACCCAGCAGTTTCCCCGGCTGCCCAACCCCGACATGGTGATGTATCTGTATCCCCACCTGGCAGACGGTAACACGCCGGTGCCGGGTTACAGCACTGTGTTCCCGTTCTACAGCCAGACGCAGTATGCCATGCCTGGCGAGCGCACGGAGGCCCTGTAA
- a CDS encoding TIGR03752 family integrating conjugative element protein, which yields MQIKSNALVKFIVPAVVIAGLAVGLKSCKNEPAEQPQAKQSGSLKNLSPDELKALGVEGDTPEDTLRTLIGRLNDVRDRQKTLDKQNADLVKENERLRRRNQDVSGQVNEAVNGLREQYDKRQAQLQNEQLSLTAKIQELTDKLKKPDTEKKTADSDIPLGLGLDGMGSSTGGSASQGSDGMMWVAPTDQKETDPRDAASGKASPQFPTSFLGENELTRQKAAYEEKVKGRTNEKGAEESAEPVYTLPENSTLVGSRAMTALLGRVPINGTVTDPYPFKVLIGKDNLTANGIELPDVEGAIVSGTASGDWTLSCVRGQVNSVTFVFSDGTVRTLPRPDTSNNAGGQNNNAQAKQDTGTSGGIGWISDENGIPCIGGERKSNASTYLPTIFGLSAAGAAGEAMSQGQYTTQNNVNGISATMTGDAGQAALGKAISGGMSETTDWIKQRYGMTFDAIYVPPGARLAVHITRQLAIDYEDKGRKVRYDFTLPGGVSDNGGLD from the coding sequence ATGCAGATTAAATCTAATGCCCTGGTGAAGTTTATCGTGCCGGCCGTGGTGATTGCCGGGCTGGCCGTGGGGCTCAAAAGCTGCAAAAACGAACCGGCAGAACAACCTCAGGCAAAACAAAGCGGCTCCCTGAAAAACCTCTCGCCGGATGAACTGAAGGCGCTGGGTGTGGAAGGCGACACGCCGGAGGACACCCTGCGCACGCTCATTGGCCGGCTGAATGATGTGCGTGACCGCCAGAAAACGCTGGATAAGCAGAACGCGGATTTGGTGAAAGAAAACGAGCGGTTGCGCCGGCGCAATCAGGACGTATCAGGGCAGGTGAATGAGGCCGTTAATGGTCTGCGCGAGCAGTACGACAAACGTCAGGCGCAGCTTCAGAACGAACAACTGAGCCTGACGGCGAAAATCCAGGAGCTGACTGACAAACTCAAAAAGCCTGACACCGAGAAAAAAACGGCGGACAGTGATATCCCGCTGGGGCTGGGCCTGGACGGCATGGGCAGCAGCACCGGGGGGAGCGCTTCTCAGGGCAGCGACGGCATGATGTGGGTCGCGCCGACGGACCAGAAAGAGACGGATCCGCGGGATGCGGCCAGCGGCAAAGCCTCACCTCAGTTCCCGACCTCTTTTCTGGGGGAAAATGAGCTGACCCGCCAGAAAGCCGCTTATGAAGAGAAAGTGAAGGGACGTACCAATGAAAAAGGGGCGGAAGAGAGCGCCGAGCCGGTTTACACTCTGCCGGAAAATTCCACGCTGGTCGGCAGCCGCGCCATGACGGCACTGCTTGGCCGTGTGCCCATCAACGGCACCGTGACCGATCCTTATCCGTTCAAGGTGCTTATTGGTAAGGATAACCTGACGGCGAACGGCATCGAGCTGCCGGACGTCGAAGGGGCGATTGTTTCCGGGACGGCCAGCGGTGACTGGACGCTGTCCTGCGTACGCGGGCAGGTTAACAGCGTCACCTTTGTTTTTTCCGACGGTACGGTGCGCACCCTCCCCAGACCAGACACCAGTAACAACGCCGGCGGGCAGAATAATAACGCTCAGGCTAAACAGGATACCGGCACCAGTGGCGGTATCGGCTGGATTTCGGATGAAAACGGGATCCCGTGCATTGGCGGCGAACGTAAGTCCAATGCCTCCACCTACCTGCCCACCATCTTTGGCCTGTCGGCTGCCGGTGCGGCGGGTGAAGCGATGAGTCAGGGGCAGTACACGACGCAGAACAACGTGAATGGCATTTCCGCCACCATGACCGGCGACGCCGGACAGGCGGCGCTGGGGAAAGCCATTTCCGGCGGTATGTCTGAAACCACCGACTGGATCAAACAGCGTTACGGGATGACGTTTGATGCCATTTATGTGCCGCCCGGTGCCCGTCTTGCCGTGCATATCACCCGTCAGCTGGCCATTGATTATGAAGATAAGGGCCGTAAGGTGCGCTACGACTTCACCCTGCCGGGTGGCGTCAGTGACAACGGCGGACTGGACTGA